From one Henningerozyma blattae CBS 6284 chromosome 1, complete genome genomic stretch:
- the MRC1 gene encoding chromatin-modulating protein MRC1 (similar to Saccharomyces cerevisiae MRC1 (YCL061C); ancestral locus Anc_1.5), with the protein MNMDAVFDSLDELKIKKRTTYKKVPEQVATELDKAATTISNPVPSFNLSEGFLFANDKLEKIKNRLNLGSKSNNTTTGNVDIPTNQNKFSDQYKNSLKESDDENEEILFSQSQAFLDTYNDTKNEDDRILNKNTEDVIDEAEKSTTFTTNYIRPATHLNFRNTPNNIHSVTQEITQQTQLISSTQNIKLNSISYSHNQKSKLAYNTYPNESLPTSQSIEERYRVEDPVQTTQDSSFANTQLIEDSTTTSPKRTIDFSQLKTQLIDSNKTSLLFQTQKINEEYIAQRQQIDNSQTQTSGSFHFSLSQTKELSEPQNISLGIVPLITKDDYHEQSGTQSNGAEEENNNINNNSNTNNNHAPMHISLTQNKPNKFTMPTSAISDEDRNSQRPLNELSTSRLLTLTQIVPSSPGKATADDPPKGPLMTLPEKTQADLLNTVPNQNDALNEIPQTARDDIFQTSVKDGILDKKLRIHEIQDALLQEVKEKEKQTEHHIQDSDSLTKTKFTFTKEDFLADLDDDDSDAVYANGENDKNEDKSERANTSHAKLKAMPVTIPHQQIEVQFNKVQLKNVIAKPKRKVILSQYENRLKENLLYNNSIDLYSDSEENTQSDILFSTASKAQILDIRHKLSKKKPQVKKKTIQTNLDQLFNKLKKASKKQIFDHQKNAIESKGLKLEDLKKEKEIVENLLEQEIERNRKIRAKERKRENKKNKVDDKSVQSASDEDDFDHSANELEDSFYNDSDENKEIIEPEEEDSEDDINIFRHKKGLKLVTEESDSENDNPLESEKIPINPNIINLGHYGDNLDSKSTIFNENSKKFIEDIEQFEADNSTENSNNELNELEYKRHIKQELEKQKLKEAKKKAKLRELKKVGASKMFDMEAEESEDEWFGIGGADGEVSDEYDSEVEKLIDDYSRQDFNPDEIRNKLMNENKEMDIKMVNRILYDIKNGGFRKRNRNNIDLELSDDEDDELREYRIKRREIMKKKRLEVTNTDKILKTSKSKAFFMSMVDDIVETSNPFMITQPSDDDSDDNNMDSISNKNHKDANNAKKDKKDKRTDDHARLSQSSRKKFVMSEDFVHKTLSFLTKSKEVNEFQHVNEHYKSQIGTINDIQSLKQKSSIKTMHVLSMMSQDTNVDLDASDKDDDDMIHHAGSFDNSFDDPLSSVSKAPSIIKIFGSTHDINDKFKDGNKTVTISNSYKTVGGMKTSITSFGRRKLVAPVKTHNNFNKNRISNIKSSSNSKLFRNQDKSFKD; encoded by the coding sequence ATGAACATGGATGCTGTTTTCGATAGTTTAGATGAgctgaaaataaagaagagAACAACTTATAAGAAAGTACCAGAACAGGTTGCGACTGAACTCGATAAAGCTGCTACCACTATATCAAATCCTGTTCCATCTTTCAATTTATCGGAGGGGTTTTTGTTTgcaaatgataaattagagaaaattaaaaatagattaAACTTGGGATCCAAATCTAATAACACAACTACTGGCAATGTGGATATACCTactaatcaaaataaatttagcGATCAATACAAAAATAGCCTTAAAGAGAGTGATGACGAGAATGAGGAAATTTTATTCTCTCAAAGTCAAGCATTTTTAGATACATATAACGATacaaaaaatgaagatgatcGTATTCTTAATAAGAACACTGAGGACGTGATTGATGAGGCAGAAAAGAGTACTACATTTACTACCAACTATATAAGACCAGCAactcatttaaattttaggAATACTCCAAACAACATTCATTCTGTCACTCAAGAAATAACGCAACAGACCCAATTGATATCGTCAacacaaaatataaaattaaattccaTTTCATATTCTCATAACCAAAAAAGTAAATTAGCATATAATACCTATCCCAACGAATCATTACCTACATCTCAAAGTATTGAAGAGAGATATAGAGTTGAAGACCCTGTCCAGACTACTCAAGATTCATCGTTTGCAAATACTCAACTAATAGAAGATTCTACTACCACAAGCCCTAAACGTACCATAGATTTTTCACAATTAAAGACTCAACTAATAGATAGCAACAAGACTTcgttattatttcaaacaCAAAAGATTAATGAGGAATATATTGCTCAAAGACAACAAATAGATAATTCACAGACCCAGACATCTGGCAGTTTTCACTTCTCTCTCTCTCAAACTAAAGAACTATCGGAGCCCCAAAACATTAGCCTGGGAATAGTACCTCTCATAACAAAGGATGATTATCATGAACAATCAGGAACACAAAGTAATGGAGCAGAAGaagagaataataatattaataataattctaatactaataataaccatGCTCCAATGCACATTTCTCTAACACAAAATAAACCCAATAAATTTACTATGCCTACTTCAGCTATATCCGATGAGGATCGAAATAGCCAACGTCCTTTGAATGAATTATCAACAAGTCGCTTGCTGACATTAACACAGATAGTACCATCATCTCCTGGGAAAGCAACAGCTGATGATCCTCCTAAGGGCCCATTAATGACACTCCCAGAAAAGACACAAGCAGATTTACTAAATACTGTTCCAAATCAGAATGATGCTCTTAATGAGATACCTCAGACAGCTAGGgatgatatttttcaaacatCTGTCAAAGATGGAATATTGGATAAGAAATTAAGAATCCATGAAATCCAAGATGCCTTACTGCAGGAAgtgaaagaaaaagagaaaCAAACAGAACACCATATACAAGATTCTGATTCTTTAACCAAAACTAAATTTACTTTTACAAAGGAAGATTTCCTAGCTGATTTAGATGATGACGATAGCGATGCTGTTTATGCCAATGGAGagaatgataaaaatgaagacAAATCTGAGAGAGCTAATACGAGCCATGCAAAATTGAAAGCAATGCCTGTTACGATACCTCATCAACAAATTGAAGTTCAATTTAACAAagttcaattaaaaaatgtaatTGCTAAGCCAAAGCGAAAAGTAATACTTTCCCAATATGAGAATagattaaaagaaaaccttttgtataataattcGATTGATTTATATTCAGATAGTGAAGAAAACACACAATCCgatattttattctcaACTGCCTCAAAGGCCCAAATTTTAGATATTCGTCATAAATTGTCAAAAAAGAAACCACAagttaaaaagaaaactatCCAAACAAATTTGGATCAACtatttaacaaattaaagaaagCTTCAAAAAAACAGATTTTCGATCATCAGAAAAATGCCATAGAGAGCAAAGGATTAAAATTggaagatttaaaaaaagaaaaagaaatagttGAAAATTTGTTAGAACAAGAAATCGaaagaaatagaaaaataaggGCAAAAGAAAGGAAACGtgaaaataagaaaaataaagttgATGATAAAAGTGTTCAATCTGCTAGTGACGAAGATGATTTCGATCATAGTGCCAACGAACTTGAAGATAGCTTTTACAATGATAGCGATGagaataaagaaataattgaaccagaagaagaagattctgaagatgatattaaCATATTTAGACATAAAAAAGGTTTGAAGCTCGTTACTGAAGAGTCTGATtctgaaaatgataatccATTAGAAAGCGAAAAAATACCAATAAAcccaaatattattaacttaGGCCATTATGGCGATAATTTGGATTCAAAGAGtactatttttaatgaaaactCTAAAAAGTTTATAGAAGACATTGAACAATTTGAAGCTGACAATTCTACCGAAAATTCTAACAATGAACTAAATGAGTTGGAATATAAAAGACATATAAAGCAAGAACTTGAGAAACAAAAGCTTAAGGAAGCAAAGAAAAAAGCCAAATTAAGAGAACTGAAAAAAGTAGGTGCATCCAAGATGTTTGATATGGAGGCTGAAGAATCTGAGGATGAGTGGTTTGGTATTGGTGGTGCTGATGGAGAAGTTTCAGATGAATATGATTCTGAAGTTGAGAAACTGATTGATGATTATTCCAGACAAGACTTCAATCCTGACGAAATAcgtaataaattaatgaatgaaaataaagagatggatattaaaatggtaaatagaattttatATGATATTAAGAATGGTGGATTTAGGAAAAGAAACAGAAATAATATCGATTTAGAGTTGAGTGATGACGAAGATGATGAACTAAGAGAGTATCGTATTAAAAGAAGagaaataatgaagaaaaaaaggcTTGAAGTTACTAATACCGACAAGATTTTAAAGACATCAAAATCAAAGGCATTTTTTATGAGTATGGTTGATGATATAGTTGAAACAAGCAATCCCTTTATGATTACACAACCATCGGATGATGATAGTGACGATAATAATATGGATTCTATTTCTAACAAAAATCATAAAGATGCTAATAATgcaaaaaaagataaaaaagataagaGAACGGATGATCATGCAAGGCTATCCCAATCTTCTAGAAAGAAATTTGTAATGTCAGAAGATTTTGTTCATAAAACTTTATCGTTCTTGACAAAAAGTAAAGAAGTTAATGAGTTCCAACATGTGAACGAACATTACAAATCTCAAATTGGGACTATTAATGACATACAATCCCTAAAGCAAAAAAGTAGTATTAAAACTATGCATGTGCTCTCTATGATGTCCCAAGATACAAATGTAGATCTTGATGCTAGtgataaagatgatgatgacaTGATACATCATGCTGGGTCATTTGACAATTCATTTGATGATCCTCTAAGTAGCGTATCTAAAGCTCCATCAATCATAAAGATATTTGGGTCAACTCatgatattaatgataagTTCAAGGATGGAAATAAAACTGTCACAATATCTAATTCCTATAAGACTGTAGGGGGTATGAAAACTTCAATCACTTCATTTGGTAGGAGAAAGTTGGTTGCACCAGTGAAAACccataataatttcaataaaaatagaattagCAATATTAAAAGCTCCTCGAATAGTAAACTATTTAGAAACCAAGATAAAAGCTTCAAGGATTAA
- the VAC17 gene encoding Vac17p (similar to Saccharomyces cerevisiae VAC17 (YCL063W); ancestral locus Anc_1.4), whose translation MALQEEVSIRLLTKAQEAVLQLDLWIKDQQGFQNRDGLRASTSESLEQAERDYNRYMFQLNSLYLRAQYIRDKIEKQNAYNLADSDVAGNDTNSHAYVQQLVTEFYSLSIKMNELSAIQENVTNGSSPLSNKSSHSNDSLSKITDGFQPRPLKILQRQKHNNNQNTHPQPDLESPLKLKHRSSYNKLLSSNKKESKPYKNFNSKKSKNNELLSDISPVKIQSFEEPTFSVANTRNKNSMDPLHYSLFKTNNRLSIQFPDGYDNDDEYDDPTCISDQDTIFVSTPKIASSIKNTSEPLRKFNSHESILSVEKSNMKFIQPLPALKPPSSLLNLTLKKNLRSVSSVSSNNVSLTYNPMISKLNTTTIIPSEHTRNQMRVNSVDLLNLYVQQPTPKKLKTESQSPNPPSTDTLPSSNKESSVFSNWNILNLISTPRLSISSSVTNTQAASTKAPKPIKNKPNYGDLLNHSNEFHYEPPLHYQSNLQTHNQNTDAAVISRGISVSDLEHALNTNLKL comes from the coding sequence ATGGCGCTCCAGGAAGAAGTGTCAATAAGACTCTTGACTAAGGCTCAAGAGGCTGTATTACAACTAGACCTATGGATCAAAGATCAGCAAGGGTTTCAGAATCGTGATGGACTACGTGCATCAACTTCAGAATCCTTGGAACAAGCTGAGAGAGATTATAATCGGTATATGTTTCAACTGAACTCTCTGTATCTAAGAGCCCAATATATCCGAGATAAGATTGAAAAACAGAATGCTTATAATTTAGCGGATTCTGATGTTGCAGGGAATGACACCAATAGTCACGCATATGTTCAGCAACTAGTAACagaattttattcattaaGTATTAAGATGAATGAATTATCTGCTATTCAAGAAAATGTCACAAATGGATCTTCAcctttatcaaataaatcaagTCACTCAAATGATTCACTTTCAAAGATTACTGATGGATTTCAACCTCGTCCATTAAAGATCCTTCAGCGACAGaaacataataataatcagaATACTCATCCCCAGCCCGATTTGGAATCTcctttgaaattgaaacatAGATCGAGTTACAACAAATTGttatcatcaaataaaaaagaaagtaagccttataaaaattttaattcgAAAAAgtctaaaaataatgaattgttGTCAGATATTTCTCCAGTGAAAATTCAATCATTCGAAGAGCCAACATTCTCAGTAGCAAAtacaagaaataaaaattctatgGATCCATTACATTATTCACTCTttaaaactaataatagATTGTCAATTCAATTCCCGGATGGatatgataatgatgatgaatacGATGATCCTACGTGCATATCAGATCAAGATACAATATTTGTCTCAACTCCAAAAATAGCTTCATCAATTAAGAATACTTCAGAACCATTACGGAAATTTAATTCTCATGAAAGTATCTTGTCTGtggaaaaatcaaatatgaaatttattcaacCCTTACCCGCTCTAAAGCCACCTTCTTCTCTCTTAAATTTgacattgaaaaaaaatttgcgTTCAGTTTCTTCCGtatcatcaaataatgtTTCCTTGACGTATAACCCAatgatttcaaaattaaatactaCTACAATAATACCATCAGAACATACTCGAAATCAAATGAGAGTTAATTCAGTAGATTTGCTGAATTTATACGTACAACAGCCAACACccaaaaaattgaaaacagAATCCCAATCTCCTAATCCTCCCTCGACAGATACATTACCTTCCTCAAACAAAGAATCATCCGTCTTTAGTAATTGgaatatattgaatttaatttcaacaCCTAGATTATCAATTTCCTCATCTGTAACAAATACACAGGCAGCTTCAACAAAAGCACCTAAaccaataaaaaataagcCAAATTACGGAGATCTCTTAAATCATTCAAATGAATTTCATTATGAGCCACCACTTCATTACCAGTCAAATTTGCAAACGCATAATCAAAATACGGATGCTGCTGTTATATCTCGAGGTATATCGGTCTCTGATCTAGAGCATGCCCTAAAcacaaatttgaaattataa
- the HMLALPHA1 gene encoding transcriptional co-activator mating type protein alpha (similar to Saccharomyces cerevisiae HMLALPHA1 (YCL066W); ancestral locus Anc_1.1): MSNKTMNHTKKALFKVNLKLNKNIRMKTNSKSMRNKFNETRGISILLYKNHNIKIPFPPTTLLYNIEVEKQKIISTQHMLNEYTMDNDDNYLSDLFYEDEYNDNNSLFDNGFPNNVNSNPNPVNSERVLNGFIAFRAYNSQFGYGLKQNILSSLLSTAWHENPNQQNVWNFFSQEYNFVKPKCGFVEWLGQTYEREMHLLL, from the coding sequence ATGTCTAATAAAACAATGAATCACACGAAAAAAGCACTATTCAAAGTAAATTTGAAACttaataagaatattagAATGAAAACAAATTCTAAATCTATGAGAAACAAATTCAATGAAACTAGAGGAATATCGATACTACTGTATAAGAACCACAATATTAAGATCCCATTTCCACCTACTACTCTATTATACAACATTGAAGTTGAAAAACAGAAGATAATATCGACACAGCATATGTTAAATGAATATACTAtggataatgatgataattatCTATCTGATTTATTCTACGAAGATGAgtataatgataataatagtttatttgataatggCTTTCCAAATAATGTAAATAGCAATCCTAATCCTGTAAATAGTGAGCGAGTACTAAATGGATTTATAGCCTTTCGGGCATATAATTCTCAATTCGGATACGGCCtcaaacaaaatattttgtcaAGTTTATTATCCACGGCATGGCACGAAAATCCAAACCAACAGAATGTATGGAACTTTTTTTCGCAGGAGTATAATTTTGTCAAGCCCAAGTGTGGGTTTGTGGAGTGGCTAGGCCAAACTTACGAGAGGGAGATGCATCTACTCTTGTAA
- the HMLALPHA2 gene encoding homeodomain mating type protein alpha2 (similar to Saccharomyces cerevisiae HMLALPHA2 (YCL067C); ancestral locus Anc_1.2): protein MNKIPIDTLLNPTNSENIKEQLQNLNKELLSMCSRLPSAKSMEETQLSEILKFLTKTIKHEPLGKEETELVTTTVQLSTVLSSLVKEARQLHRLHHSQSTHNPRVFNVLTQHMMSNSNSTSTSPHSNSLPNSPSTKKSTTPLTNPSPPYYYSSSSPKSLSPPLQHTPSHRGHRLPKHTLIPLEKWFLHNKSHPYLHNSDLQALTTQSSLSKTQVKNWISNRRRKERYKLN from the exons ATGAATAAGATACCTATCGATACCTTACTGAATCCTACCAATTCAGAGAACATTAAAGAACA ATTACAAAACCTCAACAAAGAACTCCTTTCTATGTGTTCTCGTTTACCATCTGCTAAAAGTATGGAAGAAACTCAACTTtcagaaatattaaaa TTTTTGACAAAAACAATCAAACACGAACCCCTTGGAAAAGAGGAAACCGAACTCGTCACCACAACCGTCCAGCTGTCCACCGTCTTGTCCAGCCTCGTGAAGGAGGCCAGGCAGCTCCACCGCCTCCACCACTCTCAATCCACCCACAACCCACGCGTCTTCAACGTCCTCACCCAGCACATGATGTCCAACTCCAACTCAACCTCCACCTCCCCCCACTCCAACTCACTCCCAAACTCACCCTCCACAAAAAAATCAACCACACCCCTAACAAATCCCTCACCACCCTACTACTACTCCTCCTCCTCCCCCAAATCCCTCTCCCCACCCCTACAGCACACTCCCAGCCATCGTGGCCACCGCCTCCCAAAACATACCCTCATCCCCCTCGAAAAATGGTTCCTCCACAACAAATCACACCCTTACCTACACAACTCTGACCTCCAAGCCCTCACAACACAATCCTCTCTCTCCAAAACACAAGTCAAAAACTGGATCTCCAACCGCCGTCGCAAAGAACGCTACAAATTGAACTAA